In Anaerolineales bacterium, a single genomic region encodes these proteins:
- a CDS encoding ribonuclease J: MSMDLRILPLGGLGEVGKNMMLIETPTDALIVDAGLMFPENDMLGIDYIIPDFNSVLDRRARVRGIVVTHGHEDHTGAIDHVVETFPAPIYATPLTSGLLEVKLSRAGLQNRTTLNTVRAGEKVQIGPFGVEFFHVCHSIPDGVGLGITTPSGLIVHSGDFKFDHTPVDGRPTDYAALADFSKRGVLALLSDSTNADRPGWTPSEAVIDSAFDDLFRAAPGRILIGSFASLISRIQQAIRAAERHGRRLALVGTSMQENAKMAQKLGYLEVPNGLLVSVDEALKLPSKKVVLMTAGTQGEPSSILGRLATGRNRQFDLEEGDTVVFSSHPIPGNEEMVHRTINRLFQRGARVIYDPIAPVHVSGHANAEEMKLLIHLVQPEHFIPIHGELRQLHQHGAIARGLGIPAEKVAVVENGYPIEFEGGAMRVGERVPGEYIFVDGRGVGDIGPAVMRERERLARDGFVIVRAEIDPATRRLAGRPEILSRGFVFVPESGELLAMAEEKIREIAGRGNGDRLAERIESALTEFFYRETKRRPMIFVLLNGNGGKAGEKQQ; this comes from the coding sequence ATGAGTATGGATTTGCGGATTCTTCCCTTGGGCGGATTGGGCGAGGTCGGCAAGAACATGATGCTGATAGAAACCCCGACCGACGCCCTGATCGTGGACGCCGGGTTGATGTTCCCCGAGAACGACATGCTCGGGATCGACTACATCATCCCGGACTTCAATTCCGTGCTGGACCGGCGCGCCCGCGTGCGCGGGATCGTCGTCACCCACGGCCACGAGGATCATACCGGGGCGATCGACCATGTCGTCGAAACTTTTCCGGCGCCGATCTACGCCACGCCGCTGACCAGCGGCTTGTTGGAGGTCAAGCTTTCCCGCGCCGGCCTGCAAAACCGCACCACCCTCAACACCGTGCGGGCGGGGGAGAAGGTGCAGATCGGTCCGTTCGGGGTGGAATTCTTCCACGTCTGCCATTCGATACCGGACGGTGTGGGACTCGGCATCACCACGCCGTCCGGGTTGATCGTGCATTCGGGCGATTTCAAGTTCGACCACACGCCGGTGGACGGCAGGCCGACCGATTACGCCGCGCTGGCGGATTTCAGCAAACGCGGGGTGTTGGCGCTGCTTTCGGATTCGACCAACGCCGACCGGCCGGGATGGACTCCTTCCGAGGCGGTGATCGACTCGGCCTTCGACGACCTGTTCCGGGCCGCGCCGGGGAGGATCCTGATCGGATCCTTCGCTTCGTTGATCTCGCGCATCCAACAGGCGATCCGCGCCGCCGAGCGCCACGGGCGCAGGCTGGCGCTGGTGGGGACCTCGATGCAGGAAAACGCGAAAATGGCTCAGAAGCTGGGGTATCTGGAGGTTCCGAATGGGTTGCTGGTTTCGGTGGACGAGGCGCTGAAACTGCCTTCGAAAAAAGTGGTGTTGATGACGGCCGGGACGCAAGGCGAGCCTTCCTCGATCCTTGGCCGGCTGGCCACCGGGCGCAACCGCCAGTTCGACCTGGAGGAGGGGGATACGGTGGTGTTCTCCTCGCACCCGATCCCCGGCAATGAGGAGATGGTCCACCGGACGATCAACCGGCTGTTCCAGCGCGGCGCGCGGGTGATCTACGATCCGATCGCGCCGGTCCACGTCTCGGGCCACGCCAACGCCGAGGAGATGAAACTGCTGATCCACCTCGTGCAGCCGGAGCATTTCATCCCGATCCACGGCGAACTGCGCCAGCTGCACCAGCACGGGGCGATCGCGCGCGGTTTGGGGATCCCCGCCGAAAAGGTTGCGGTGGTGGAGAACGGGTACCCGATCGAATTCGAAGGCGGCGCCATGCGGGTGGGGGAGCGCGTTCCGGGCGAATACATCTTCGTCGACGGGCGGGGCGTGGGCGACATCGGCCCGGCGGTGATGCGCGAGCGCGAGCGGCTGGCGCGCGACGGATTCGTCATCGTCCGGGCGGAGATCGACCCTGCAACCCGGAGGCTGGCGGGGCGGCCGGAAATCCTCTCGCGCGGCTTCGTCTTCGTTCCGGAATCGGGGGAGCTGCTGGCGATGGCCGAGGAGAAAATCCGCGAAATCGCGGGCCGCGGGAACGGCGACCGGCTGGCCGAACGAATCGAATCGGCGCTGACGGAGTTTTTCTACCGGGAAACCAAGCGGAGGCCGATGATCTTCGTGTTGTTGAACGGAAACGGGGGAAAGGCCGGAGAGAAGCAGCAATAG
- a CDS encoding SDR family oxidoreductase, with product MKALFIGGTGLISSACAERAFADGWELTVLNRGRSRKYPAPAGAEAIPGDVHGDLETLRSLLDGREFDTVVDWIAYTPADVERDIALFRGRTRQFIFISSASAYRKPPADYRITESTPLENPFWEYSRNKIACEDRLLREFRERQFPATIVRPSLTYGPSQIPLCVNSWEHPYTAIDRIRRGKPVIVPGDGTSLWVMTWNADFAVGFCGLMGMGKAVGEIFHITSDEALPWNQIYLEAGRAAGAEPKLVHVPSDLIAAYDPDAVGSLLGDKSHSLVFDNAKIKSFVPDFAPKVRWAEGVRRALDWFDADPRRCTIDGEASAKWDKILSEYEKTFPGR from the coding sequence ATGAAGGCGCTGTTCATCGGCGGGACCGGCCTGATCAGCTCGGCCTGCGCGGAGCGGGCGTTCGCGGACGGCTGGGAGCTGACGGTGCTCAACCGGGGGCGATCGCGCAAGTATCCCGCGCCCGCCGGAGCGGAGGCAATCCCCGGCGACGTCCACGGGGATTTGGAAACCCTCCGGTCGCTGCTGGACGGTCGCGAATTCGACACGGTTGTGGATTGGATCGCCTACACGCCGGCCGATGTCGAGCGCGACATCGCCCTGTTCCGCGGCCGGACGCGGCAATTCATCTTCATCAGTTCGGCCAGCGCCTACCGGAAACCGCCGGCGGATTACCGGATCACCGAGAGTACGCCGCTGGAAAACCCATTTTGGGAGTATTCGCGCAATAAAATCGCCTGCGAGGATCGGCTGCTGCGCGAATTCCGGGAACGGCAATTTCCGGCCACGATCGTCCGCCCCTCGCTGACCTACGGCCCTTCGCAAATTCCGCTGTGCGTCAACTCCTGGGAGCACCCCTACACCGCGATCGACCGCATCCGGCGCGGGAAGCCGGTGATCGTCCCGGGGGACGGGACCTCGCTGTGGGTGATGACCTGGAACGCGGACTTCGCCGTCGGGTTCTGCGGATTGATGGGGATGGGGAAAGCCGTCGGCGAAATATTCCACATCACCTCCGACGAGGCGCTGCCGTGGAACCAAATTTACCTTGAAGCCGGCCGGGCGGCGGGTGCGGAGCCGAAGCTGGTCCACGTCCCCTCGGACCTGATCGCCGCCTACGATCCCGATGCAGTGGGGAGCCTGCTGGGGGATAAATCCCACAGCCTGGTCTTCGACAACGCCAAGATCAAATCCTTCGTTCCGGACTTCGCCCCGAAGGTGCGGTGGGCGGAGGGAGTCCGCCGGGCGCTGGATTGGTTCGACGCGGATCCGCGGCGCTGCACAATCGACGGCGAGGCCAGCGCGAAATGGGATAAAATCCTGTCGGAGTACGAGAAAACTTTCCCGGGCAGATGA
- a CDS encoding HAD family hydrolase: protein MPIPEKLILDLDDTILDYSAPAEALWPRLFRTYAERMGIPAARLQEAVDASRRWYWSDADRFREGRLDLKRARRFFIRRGFEQLGRTDFATADELADVFTREREIVVRPFGGAVEALERIRRAGSRTALLTNGESSIQRAKIERFRLAEYFDAILIEGERGIGKPDPRAFQAALEALDARPEGTWMIGDDPEYDIRPAKDLGMRAARIGKPPPAAGNGPDPSFPSLQALVDHWES, encoded by the coding sequence ATGCCCATCCCCGAAAAACTGATCCTGGATCTGGATGACACCATCCTGGATTATTCAGCCCCGGCCGAAGCCTTATGGCCGCGGTTGTTCCGGACTTACGCCGAACGGATGGGGATCCCGGCCGCCCGGCTGCAGGAGGCGGTGGACGCCAGCCGGCGCTGGTATTGGTCCGACGCGGACCGATTCCGCGAGGGGCGGCTGGACCTGAAGCGGGCGCGCCGTTTTTTCATCCGGCGGGGATTCGAACAACTGGGCCGGACCGATTTCGCGACGGCCGACGAATTGGCGGACGTCTTCACCCGCGAGCGTGAAATCGTCGTGCGGCCGTTCGGGGGCGCGGTCGAGGCGTTGGAACGGATCCGGCGGGCCGGATCGCGGACGGCGCTTCTGACCAATGGAGAATCCTCGATCCAGCGGGCGAAGATCGAGCGCTTTCGCCTGGCGGAATATTTCGACGCGATCCTGATCGAGGGCGAACGAGGGATCGGCAAGCCGGATCCGCGGGCGTTCCAGGCCGCGCTGGAGGCGTTGGATGCGCGGCCGGAAGGGACCTGGATGATCGGCGACGATCCGGAGTACGACATCCGCCCGGCAAAGGATTTGGGAATGCGCGCCGCCCGGATCGGAAAGCCGCCCCCGGCGGCCGGAAACGGCCCGGACCCCTCGTTTCCATCCCTGCAAGCGCTGGTTGACCATTGGGAGTCGTGA
- a CDS encoding cold shock domain-containing protein — protein MAQRTTGTVRWFDGSRGYGYIRTEKGHEVFVHYSSIVGSELQNLREGEKVEFAVEETVRGLQATGVVRMN, from the coding sequence ATGGCACAGCGAACAACCGGCACCGTCCGATGGTTCGACGGGTCCAGAGGGTACGGCTATATCCGGACGGAGAAAGGGCACGAAGTGTTCGTGCACTATTCGTCGATTGTCGGTTCGGAATTGCAGAACCTCCGCGAAGGGGAAAAAGTGGAGTTCGCCGTGGAGGAAACCGTCCGCGGTTTGCAGGCAACGGGCGTGGTCCGGATGAATTAA
- a CDS encoding DNA translocase FtsK 4TM domain-containing protein encodes MPTQTKRPVGKKTTRTPAPSSEPLVPPDSRLDILGVGLAGLGLLTLIFFFAAEPETLPAAWVLLLRRLFGLGAFLAPLIFAVPGVYLILRRFRAMLPVPAPDRIAGIAVLFLGSLMLAHLLTYPTRDTIFLTARDGNGGGYTGALLLHVFLSLIDYAGTVLVLAAWLLVGILLAFRVSIPELIRLLWPVCQRLGNFLRARWQAARLRLRSRSQTASPAVRYDRPTAESEPVLRQSGVAPAPAVPSAAVGESEAQPHIPPRGEEEPVITIGVPEPPPPWALPAAGQVLNPGMEAASDENIDRQRAKIIEDTLESFGASAKVVEINRGPTITQFGVEPGFADTRGGKTTRIKVSKIAALSDDIALALAAPSIRIQAPVPGKGFVGIEVPNAEISLVGLRDVVESDAFRERRSPLRIALGKDVSGRPAVADLAKMPHLLIAGTTGSGKSVCVNAILACYLLHNTPDDLRLLLVDPKRVELTSYNGIPHLLAPVVVELERVVGALQWVTREMDERYRKFSGAKVRNLEEYNRGAAERGEKPLPVWVVVIDELADLMLMAPDEVERILTRIGQLSRATGIHMIIATQRPSVDVLTGLIKANIPARIAFAVASQVDSRVILDQPGAEKLLGRGDMLFQSPDSPNLVRLQGAYVSEPELMRLVQYWRAAYVARQPSVPVTHGATNAPAGPDGGRILDEPDFPMQQMPMFEQEADGSGEDKLIEEAIAAVRQWRKASTTRLQRHFRIGYTRAARLMDQLEERGIIGPPTQGSQPREVIDYGEGAEEEFA; translated from the coding sequence GTGCCGACTCAAACGAAACGTCCCGTCGGAAAGAAAACGACCCGCACCCCTGCGCCCTCTTCCGAGCCGCTCGTCCCGCCGGACAGCCGGCTCGACATCCTCGGAGTGGGCTTGGCCGGGTTGGGCCTCCTGACTCTGATCTTCTTTTTCGCGGCCGAGCCGGAGACGCTTCCCGCCGCCTGGGTCCTGCTCTTGCGGCGCCTGTTCGGCCTCGGCGCTTTCCTCGCCCCGCTGATCTTCGCCGTCCCGGGCGTATACCTCATCCTGAGGCGGTTCCGCGCGATGCTGCCCGTCCCCGCGCCGGATCGGATCGCCGGGATAGCGGTCCTGTTCCTCGGATCGCTGATGCTGGCGCACCTGCTCACGTATCCCACACGCGACACGATTTTCCTGACGGCCCGCGACGGAAACGGCGGCGGATACACGGGCGCGCTGCTGCTGCACGTGTTCCTCTCGCTGATCGACTATGCCGGAACCGTCCTGGTGCTGGCGGCCTGGTTGCTGGTGGGTATCCTGCTCGCCTTCCGCGTCTCGATCCCGGAACTCATCCGTCTTCTCTGGCCCGTGTGTCAAAGGTTGGGAAATTTCCTGCGGGCTCGGTGGCAAGCCGCGCGCCTTCGTTTGCGCTCCCGTTCGCAGACCGCCTCTCCGGCCGTCCGTTACGATCGGCCCACGGCTGAATCCGAACCGGTCCTCCGCCAATCCGGTGTTGCGCCGGCGCCCGCCGTTCCCTCGGCCGCCGTGGGGGAATCCGAAGCCCAGCCGCACATACCCCCCCGGGGCGAAGAGGAGCCGGTCATCACGATCGGCGTTCCGGAACCTCCGCCGCCGTGGGCGCTGCCGGCGGCCGGACAGGTGCTCAATCCTGGAATGGAAGCGGCGTCAGACGAGAACATCGACCGCCAGCGGGCCAAGATTATCGAAGATACCCTGGAGAGCTTCGGGGCGTCGGCCAAGGTGGTGGAGATCAACCGCGGGCCGACGATCACGCAATTCGGGGTCGAACCGGGGTTCGCCGATACGCGCGGCGGAAAAACCACCCGGATTAAAGTCAGCAAGATCGCCGCGCTATCCGACGACATCGCCCTGGCCCTCGCCGCGCCCTCGATCCGGATCCAGGCGCCCGTGCCGGGCAAGGGATTCGTCGGGATCGAGGTCCCGAACGCGGAAATCTCGCTGGTCGGACTGCGCGACGTTGTCGAATCGGACGCGTTCCGCGAAAGACGGTCGCCGCTGCGGATCGCACTCGGCAAGGACGTCTCCGGCCGACCGGCGGTGGCCGACCTGGCGAAAATGCCGCACCTGCTGATCGCGGGGACGACCGGCTCGGGAAAATCGGTGTGCGTCAACGCGATCCTCGCCTGCTACCTGCTGCACAACACCCCGGACGACCTGCGGCTGCTGCTGGTCGATCCGAAACGGGTCGAACTCACCTCCTACAACGGCATTCCGCACCTCTTGGCGCCGGTGGTGGTGGAGCTGGAGAGGGTGGTGGGCGCGCTGCAGTGGGTGACGCGCGAGATGGATGAGCGCTACCGCAAGTTCAGCGGCGCGAAGGTGCGCAACCTCGAGGAGTACAACCGCGGGGCGGCGGAGCGCGGCGAGAAGCCGCTGCCGGTGTGGGTGGTGGTGATCGATGAACTGGCGGACCTGATGCTGATGGCGCCGGACGAAGTCGAGCGGATCCTCACCCGCATCGGACAGCTTTCGCGCGCGACGGGCATCCACATGATCATCGCCACCCAGCGGCCGTCGGTGGACGTGCTTACCGGGCTGATCAAGGCTAACATCCCCGCGCGGATCGCCTTCGCGGTCGCCTCGCAGGTCGACAGCCGGGTGATCCTCGACCAACCGGGCGCGGAAAAACTGCTCGGCCGCGGCGATATGCTGTTCCAATCCCCGGATTCGCCGAATCTCGTCCGCCTGCAGGGAGCCTACGTCTCGGAGCCGGAGCTCATGCGGCTGGTCCAATATTGGCGGGCGGCGTACGTGGCGCGCCAGCCGAGCGTCCCGGTGACGCACGGCGCGACGAACGCGCCGGCGGGTCCGGACGGCGGACGGATCCTCGACGAGCCGGATTTTCCGATGCAGCAGATGCCGATGTTCGAGCAAGAGGCCGACGGATCCGGCGAGGACAAACTGATCGAGGAGGCGATCGCCGCGGTGCGGCAGTGGCGCAAGGCCTCGACCACGCGGTTGCAGCGTCACTTCCGCATCGGCTACACCCGCGCCGCGCGGCTGATGGATCAGCTCGAGGAGCGCGGGATCATCGGCCCGCCGACCCAGGGCTCCCAGCCGCGGGAAGTGATCGACTATGGGGAGGGGGCGGAAGAGGAGTTCGCGTAA
- a CDS encoding tetratricopeptide repeat protein, translating into MELRGSRFDPAAEPPRLTLARTAAYAAVILVLLGVYRLLDHGILRSPFAPPPTPTRMALSFAEEGKAFFEAGILDKAIEAYQKAVAVDPRNPELWAELARIQTYSSELMLSAEQKEQRLKEAKASIETSICPDEAFGRLSLEERRSRLQETKESIAALLLSDETVAALSPAEQRDRLQEAQNPLDPMVYCDPDFAEGYAIRTLVLDWYANTEWMDSETRDRTLAEAYQASAKALLLDPSNALALAFRAEVLVDQANWSAALDVGAQAAALGPEVMDVHRAYAYVLESNGYYERAVTEYLEAIRLNSNLPFLYIRLGANYRKLGEIATDPGSRDAMIEKAIEAFARAADLNPKDPIPYLSIAQTYANQGDFFAAERNAQKALSLDNTDPFLYGRLGVIYYKAKNYETAITVLRCAIRGCAAEDNEAEGVDVVETLKLEANSVDVYYTYGSVLSFYGATEGNCAEAAAIFAELRASPYYDTTVETIIREGEAICAAFARTPTPKS; encoded by the coding sequence ATGGAATTGCGCGGAAGCCGCTTCGATCCGGCCGCCGAACCCCCCCGTTTGACTCTGGCGAGAACCGCCGCATACGCCGCCGTGATCCTGGTTCTCCTGGGCGTGTATCGGCTGCTGGATCACGGCATCCTCCGCTCGCCCTTTGCCCCGCCGCCCACCCCGACCCGCATGGCCCTTTCCTTCGCCGAAGAAGGGAAAGCGTTCTTCGAAGCGGGGATCCTCGACAAGGCGATCGAGGCCTATCAAAAGGCGGTGGCGGTGGACCCGCGGAATCCGGAATTGTGGGCGGAACTGGCGCGCATCCAAACTTATTCCAGCGAGTTGATGCTGTCGGCGGAGCAGAAGGAACAGCGGTTGAAGGAGGCGAAGGCCTCAATCGAAACGTCGATTTGCCCCGACGAAGCCTTCGGCCGGCTGTCCTTGGAGGAGCGGCGAAGCCGGCTGCAGGAGACCAAGGAAAGCATCGCCGCTTTGCTTCTCTCCGACGAAACGGTCGCCGCCCTCTCCCCCGCAGAACAGCGCGACCGTTTGCAGGAAGCCCAGAATCCCCTGGATCCCATGGTCTATTGCGATCCGGATTTCGCAGAAGGTTACGCGATCCGGACTTTGGTTCTGGATTGGTATGCCAACACGGAATGGATGGACTCGGAAACCCGCGACCGGACGCTGGCCGAAGCCTATCAGGCTTCGGCGAAAGCCCTCCTGCTGGATCCCAGCAACGCGCTTGCCCTTGCCTTCCGCGCCGAAGTCCTCGTCGACCAAGCCAACTGGTCGGCCGCCCTCGATGTGGGCGCGCAGGCGGCCGCCCTCGGCCCGGAGGTGATGGACGTCCACCGGGCCTACGCCTATGTGCTCGAAAGCAACGGCTACTACGAACGCGCGGTAACGGAATACCTGGAAGCCATCCGCCTGAACTCCAACCTGCCCTTCCTCTACATCCGGCTGGGCGCCAATTACCGCAAGCTGGGGGAGATCGCAACCGATCCGGGGTCCCGCGACGCGATGATCGAAAAAGCCATCGAGGCCTTCGCCCGGGCGGCGGATCTGAATCCGAAGGATCCGATTCCCTACCTTTCGATCGCCCAAACCTACGCCAACCAGGGGGATTTCTTCGCGGCCGAGCGCAACGCGCAGAAAGCCCTCTCGCTGGACAACACCGATCCGTTTCTTTACGGCCGGCTGGGGGTCATTTATTACAAGGCGAAGAACTACGAGACGGCGATAACCGTCCTGCGCTGCGCGATCCGCGGCTGCGCGGCGGAGGATAACGAAGCCGAAGGGGTGGACGTTGTGGAAACGCTGAAGCTCGAGGCCAACTCGGTCGACGTGTACTACACCTACGGGTCGGTGCTATCCTTCTACGGCGCAACGGAAGGCAATTGCGCGGAAGCGGCCGCGATTTTCGCCGAGCTGCGCGCCTCGCCCTACTACGACACGACGGTGGAAACCATCATCCGCGAGGGCGAGGCGATCTGCGCCGCCTTCGCCCGCACCCCGACGCCGAAATCGTAA
- the galE gene encoding UDP-glucose 4-epimerase GalE yields MNILVTGGAGYIGSGCAQMLLEAGHAVTVFDALLTGHRAAVPAGAKFIQANLADREALRAALMEGKFDAVMHFAAFIEAGESMRDPGKYMHNNVTCSIALLEEVQRAGIRRFVFSSSAAVYASSDKPLTEDSPIKPSNVYGQTKLMVEQTLEWYHLVHGLRYAALRYFNAAGALPGRGEDHPAESHLIPLVLRVPLGLLPAAKIFGDDYPTPDGSAIRDYIHVADLISAHLQTLDALAEKPRLVYNLGNGAGYSVKQVIEVAREVIGHPIPAEVTPRRAGDAARLVASSEKIRRELGWAPRVPALRDIIDSAWQWHRSHPRGYDDR; encoded by the coding sequence ATGAACATTTTGGTCACCGGCGGCGCCGGGTACATCGGTTCGGGATGCGCACAGATGCTGCTCGAGGCGGGGCATGCGGTGACGGTGTTCGACGCGCTGCTTACCGGCCACCGCGCGGCGGTACCCGCGGGGGCGAAGTTCATCCAGGCAAACCTGGCGGACCGCGAGGCGCTGCGGGCGGCGCTGATGGAGGGGAAATTCGACGCGGTGATGCATTTCGCCGCCTTCATCGAAGCCGGGGAATCCATGCGCGACCCGGGCAAATACATGCACAACAACGTAACCTGCTCGATCGCGCTGTTGGAGGAGGTCCAACGCGCGGGAATCCGGCGGTTCGTGTTCTCCTCCAGCGCGGCAGTGTACGCCTCGAGCGACAAGCCGCTCACGGAAGATTCCCCGATCAAGCCGAGCAACGTCTACGGCCAGACAAAGCTGATGGTCGAGCAGACCCTCGAGTGGTACCACCTCGTCCACGGCTTGCGGTACGCCGCGCTGCGCTACTTCAACGCGGCGGGCGCGCTGCCCGGCCGGGGCGAGGACCATCCCGCCGAAAGCCACCTTATCCCGCTCGTCCTGCGGGTCCCGCTCGGCCTCCTGCCCGCGGCGAAAATCTTCGGCGACGATTACCCCACCCCCGACGGAAGCGCGATCCGCGACTACATCCACGTCGCCGACCTGATCTCGGCGCATCTGCAGACGCTCGACGCGCTGGCGGAGAAGCCGCGCCTGGTGTACAACCTCGGCAACGGCGCGGGGTATTCGGTCAAACAGGTGATCGAAGTCGCCCGCGAGGTCATTGGGCATCCGATCCCCGCCGAGGTCACTCCGCGGCGGGCCGGCGACGCGGCCCGCTTGGTGGCCTCCTCGGAGAAGATCCGCCGCGAGCTGGGCTGGGCGCCGCGCGTCCCCGCCCTGCGCGACATTATCGACAGCGCCTGGCAATGGCACCGGTCCCATCCGCGGGGATACGACGACCGTTGA
- a CDS encoding tetratricopeptide repeat protein, which translates to MYLHTSKYKIKRKKPSRFNLALIFTLCLLIVGAAIVQAYVVPRVPPLFLPTPTATRPAASYAEDAAAMFMEGKLESSIALYQQSILLAPTNSELYVALSRVQVFAHDYQGAVENAQYAVLLSKSAMSYAVWGEAIHRLEAENDLPAYENAVKQLRKSLELEPNLALAHAYLAEVLMDTDWQYYEDASAAARTAIVQKPDLMESHRAMGYVYLMTGNYSEALDEYQKAIDLHNKLADLWLRLGQCYQAVNDPGEAIDAYLKASTLDSKSPDPFVFISRTYAGQGEFGKAAQYAEMAVALAPLNPSYHGLLGVMYYRNRRYQEAIPELSLAIAGGTINTGTETGTVVGLPLGDWPVSEYYWTYGLALAKVGRCAEAIPVFRLLEQQRPDDEIAMENVAEGLTLCKADTPQPSA; encoded by the coding sequence ATGTACCTTCACACCAGCAAGTACAAAATCAAACGGAAAAAGCCGTCTCGGTTTAATCTGGCTTTAATTTTCACCCTGTGCCTTCTGATCGTCGGCGCTGCGATCGTCCAAGCATACGTCGTTCCCCGGGTTCCGCCGCTGTTTCTTCCGACCCCCACCGCCACCCGCCCGGCCGCCTCCTACGCCGAGGATGCCGCGGCGATGTTCATGGAAGGCAAGCTGGAATCGTCGATTGCGCTTTATCAGCAGTCGATTCTGCTCGCACCCACCAACAGCGAGCTCTACGTCGCCCTTTCGCGGGTGCAGGTGTTCGCGCACGATTACCAGGGGGCGGTCGAAAACGCCCAATACGCCGTTTTGCTTTCCAAAAGCGCGATGAGCTACGCGGTGTGGGGCGAAGCGATTCACCGCCTGGAGGCGGAAAACGACCTGCCCGCCTACGAGAATGCCGTCAAGCAGCTGCGCAAGAGCCTCGAACTCGAACCCAATCTGGCCTTGGCCCACGCCTATCTGGCGGAAGTGCTGATGGACACGGACTGGCAGTACTACGAAGACGCCTCGGCGGCGGCCCGCACCGCCATCGTCCAGAAACCGGATTTGATGGAAAGCCACCGGGCGATGGGATACGTCTACCTGATGACCGGCAATTACAGCGAGGCGCTGGACGAATACCAAAAAGCCATCGACCTGCACAATAAGCTGGCGGATCTCTGGCTGCGGCTTGGCCAGTGTTACCAGGCGGTCAACGATCCGGGAGAGGCGATCGACGCCTACCTCAAGGCGTCGACGCTCGATTCGAAAAGCCCCGATCCCTTCGTGTTTATTTCGCGGACGTACGCCGGGCAGGGCGAATTCGGAAAGGCCGCCCAGTACGCCGAGATGGCGGTCGCCCTTGCCCCGCTCAATCCCAGCTACCACGGCCTGTTGGGCGTGATGTATTACCGCAACCGCCGCTATCAGGAAGCCATCCCGGAATTGAGCTTGGCGATCGCGGGCGGAACCATCAACACCGGCACCGAAACCGGGACCGTCGTCGGATTGCCACTCGGCGATTGGCCGGTTTCGGAGTATTACTGGACCTACGGTCTGGCGCTGGCGAAGGTCGGGCGCTGCGCCGAAGCCATCCCCGTGTTCCGCCTGCTCGAGCAGCAAAGGCCGGACGACGAGATCGCCATGGAAAACGTCGCCGAGGGGTTGACGCTCTGCAAAGCGGACACGCCCCAGCCTTCGGCGTAG